A stretch of the Acyrthosiphon pisum isolate AL4f chromosome A2, pea_aphid_22Mar2018_4r6ur, whole genome shotgun sequence genome encodes the following:
- the LOC100160307 gene encoding alpha-1,3-mannosyl-glycoprotein 2-beta-N-acetylglucosaminyltransferase: MKKNRFVALVLFSIFVWLGINHFIPNDNFIAKPNNYLDENLDDFELRLKIEVETHNLIRENIKQLNYSSHEDSYQFKKHNSSNSSSVAILIIACNRPSISRCINKLLKYRKSKDDFPIIVSQDCIHERTSQVIKSFGRELIHIHQPDQKEIKVPSKEKKFSGYFKISRHYKWALNQVFNTYNYGTAIIVEDDLDVAPDFYEYFKATLPILQKDETLWCVSAWNDNGKFALIDRNDPKLLYRSDFFPGLGWMLTRKIWIELMHKWPHSYWDDWMRHPDQRKGRSCIRPELSRTKTFGKIGVSNGLFYEKHLKYIYLNELPVDFTKLNLTYLLKDEYDTNFVEMVYRAPLVGVNELKNKQIGHSDPVRIIYYTKNNLKSLMKLFGLMDDFKSGVPRTAYKGIISFTYDNRRVYLTPIKEWQNYDPSWQ; the protein is encoded by the coding sequence atgaaaaaaaatcgcttTGTAGCATTAGTTTTGTTCAGTATATTTGTATGGCTTggtattaatcattttataccCAATGATAATTTCATAGCTAAACCCAATAATTATCTTGATGAAAATTTGGATGATTTTGAGTTGCGCTTAAAAATTGAAGTAGAAACACACAATTtaatacgtgaaaatattaaacagttaaATTATTCTAGCCACGAAGAtagttatcaatttaaaaaacacaattcGTCTAATTCATCAAGTGttgctattttaataattgcttGTAATCGTCCATCTATATCAAGATGCATaaacaaattactaaaatatcgCAAATCAAAAGATGATTTTCCTATTATTGTGTCTCAAGACTGTATTCATGAAAGAACATCACAAGTTATAAAAAGTTTTGGCAGAGAGTTAATTCATATACATCAACCTGatcaaaaagaaattaaagtGCCATCTAAAGAGAAAAAATTTAGTggttatttcaaaatatcaagACACTATAAATGGGCACTTAATCAAGTTTTCAACACATATAATTATGGAACTGCGATAATTGTCGAAGATGACTTGGATGTAGCTCcagatttttatgaatattttaaagctaCATTACCAATTCTTCAAAAAGATGAAACTTTATGGTGCGTTTCTGCTTGGAATGACAATGGAAAATTTGCATTGATTGATAGAAACGATCCAAAGTTATTATATAGATCAGATTTTTTCCCTGGACTTGGATGGATGTTAACACGTAAAATATGGATAGAATTAATGCATAAATGGCCCCATAGTTATTGGGATGATTGGATGAGACATCCTGACCAAAGAAAAGGCAGATCATGTATAAGACCTGAGCTATCCAGAACAAAAACATTTGGAAAAATAGGTGTTAGCAATGGtcttttttatgaaaaacatttaaaatatatatacttaaatgaaTTACCAGTTGAttttaccaaattaaatttaacctaTTTATTAAAAGATGAATATGATACCAATTTTGTGGAAATGGTATATAGAGCACCACTTGTTGGTGTAAATGAACTCAAAAATAAGCAAATTGGTCATAGTGATCCTGTgagaatcatatattatactaagaatAACTTAAAATCATTAATGAAACTATTTGGCCTGATGGACGATTTCAAAAGTGGTGTACCAAGAACTGCGTACAAAGGCATAATTAGTTTCACATATGATAATAGAAGAGTGTATTTAACACCTATTAAAGAATGGCAAAATTATGATCCAAGTTGGCAATGA